The following are encoded together in the Candidatus Firestonebacteria bacterium RIFOXYD2_FULL_39_29 genome:
- a CDS encoding signal peptidase I, with protein MDYIYTIIKNHMLDIVILVLLFIGAWKYRKKDMNLFNKNDLNSIINDNAVEGKKEPWLGIIFSYILPGLGYFYAENKIKGLVVMFIYLLLDVLLYYSMLAENTILTYVMFVVFPASVIFMVYQLKIVHSYIRKENPRNTAKLKDEYLAAFLSMLFPGLGQLYVKKIIKGVLLFLLYIIAIVALDINAYYEATVVLLLHIVSILDAYKTARKLNMQGAELPKVEKKLICIALAIFFINGAFPWSSIIKEHIMQFFTLPTGSMESTLLIGDHLIVSKYAYKIGKVKRFDIVVFKDPKETGRVLVKRCVGVPGDKVEIRKKKLYINGIEQNEPYTNRIDTMVVKEFDEYPLITVPNEKYFFLGDNRAVSYDSRHFGLIDEEDIVGKPIKIWLPLNRIGPVK; from the coding sequence ATGGATTATATTTATACTATAATAAAGAATCATATGTTAGACATAGTAATTTTAGTCTTACTATTTATTGGAGCATGGAAATATAGAAAAAAGGATATGAATTTATTTAATAAAAATGATCTTAATAGCATTATTAATGATAATGCTGTTGAAGGTAAAAAAGAACCATGGCTTGGAATAATATTTAGTTACATTTTGCCGGGGTTGGGATATTTCTATGCGGAAAACAAGATAAAAGGGCTTGTTGTAATGTTTATTTATCTGCTTTTGGATGTTCTTCTCTACTACAGCATGTTAGCAGAAAATACAATTTTGACATATGTTATGTTTGTGGTATTTCCCGCTTCAGTGATATTTATGGTTTACCAACTCAAGATTGTTCATAGTTATATCAGAAAGGAGAACCCGAGAAATACTGCAAAATTGAAAGACGAATATCTTGCAGCTTTTTTGAGCATGTTGTTCCCAGGTTTGGGGCAGTTATACGTAAAAAAAATTATTAAAGGTGTCTTACTCTTTTTGTTGTATATAATTGCTATTGTTGCTTTAGATATCAATGCTTATTATGAAGCTACTGTAGTACTTCTTCTTCATATCGTTTCTATTCTGGATGCTTATAAAACTGCAAGAAAACTTAATATGCAAGGGGCCGAATTACCTAAAGTAGAAAAGAAGCTTATCTGTATTGCTTTGGCAATATTTTTTATTAATGGTGCTTTTCCGTGGAGTTCGATAATTAAGGAACATATTATGCAGTTTTTTACCTTGCCAACAGGTTCAATGGAATCAACTCTTCTGATAGGTGATCATCTTATAGTCTCAAAATATGCATACAAGATCGGAAAAGTCAAAAGGTTTGATATAGTAGTATTTAAAGATCCAAAAGAAACCGGTAGAGTGCTTGTAAAAAGGTGTGTTGGCGTTCCTGGCGATAAGGTTGAAATAAGAAAAAAGAAACTTTATATTAATGGGATAGAACAGAATGAGCCATATACGAACCGTATTGATACCATGGTGGTAAAAGAATTCGACGAATATCCATTGATTACTGTTCCAAATGAAAAATACTTCTTTTTAGGAGATAATAGAGCTGTTAGCTATGATTCAAGGCATTTTGGGTTGATAGACGAAGAAGATATAGTTGGAAAACCTATTAAGATCTGGTTGCCATTAAATCGCATAGGGCCGGTTAAATAG